One segment of Candidatus Paceibacterota bacterium DNA contains the following:
- the rplF gene encoding 50S ribosomal protein L6, which produces MSRVGKQIIQIPSNTEVKVSSGFVDIKGPKGTLSKKFSDAIEIKVDGQNVTLMPTKEDLETQALWGTYASHLANMIEGVNNPYVKKLVIEGIGYRAEVSGTNLVLNLGFSHQIKVEIPAELKVTVDKNILTVSGADKELVGQFASKIRAMKKPEPYKGKGIRYEKEVVRRKQGKKSV; this is translated from the coding sequence ATGTCTCGCGTCGGCAAACAAATCATTCAAATTCCATCTAATACTGAAGTAAAAGTTTCTTCAGGCTTTGTTGATATTAAGGGTCCGAAAGGCACTCTTTCCAAGAAGTTTAGTGACGCAATTGAGATTAAAGTTGATGGCCAAAACGTAACCCTAATGCCTACTAAAGAAGATTTGGAAACGCAGGCTCTCTGGGGCACTTATGCATCACATCTCGCCAATATGATTGAAGGCGTAAATAATCCTTACGTTAAGAAGTTAGTGATAGAGGGCATTGGTTACCGAGCCGAAGTTTCCGGCACTAATTTGGTTTTAAATCTCGGTTTTTCTCATCAGATAAAAGTGGAAATTCCTGCCGAATTAAAGGTGACGGTTGATAAAAATATTTTAACTGTTTCCGGCGCGGACAAAGAGCTGGTTGGTCAGTTTGCTTCCAAAATCCGTGCCATGAAAAAGCCCGAACCATATAAAGGTAAAGGTATTCGATATGAAAAGGAAGTGGTCAGACGAAAACAAGGCAAGAAATCTGTTTAA
- the rplR gene encoding 50S ribosomal protein L18 encodes MKTKTEQRNRRRKRIRAKVSGTKSMPRLSVFKSNKYIYAQLIDDEGGKTLATSSSMKVKGKGKTEQARKVGEDLAKKAEAQKIKKAVFDRGGFVYTGRVRALAEGAREGGLKF; translated from the coding sequence ATGAAAACAAAGACTGAACAAAGAAATAGACGACGTAAGAGAATCAGAGCCAAAGTCTCTGGCACTAAAAGCATGCCTCGACTTTCGGTCTTTAAATCAAACAAATACATTTATGCCCAATTGATTGATGATGAGGGAGGGAAGACTCTTGCCACCTCATCTTCTATGAAGGTGAAAGGAAAGGGCAAGACTGAACAGGCCAGAAAAGTTGGTGAAGATTTGGCTAAAAAAGCTGAAGCCCAGAAAATCAAGAAAGCCGTTTTTGATCGCGGTGGTTTTGTTTACACTGGTCGAGTCAGAGCTTTGGCGGAAGGAGCCAGAGAAGGTGGTTTGAAATTTTAA
- a CDS encoding 30S ribosomal protein S5, producing MNDEDKNLNTKEEAVAQETVATTDSSAASAAPSRDQGNRRGSSSAPGFSRGPRQKNERKPRREPRARPEFDQRIIAIRRVTRVAAGGRRFSFSVALVAGNRKGQVGVGTGKAGDTSLAIEKALKNAKKNMITIRTTKEMSIPHEVDAKYSSARVEIMPARGRGITAGSSVRDVIDLAGLKDVTAKLRSGTKNKLNNARAAVKALNTLKVSKVAA from the coding sequence ATGAATGATGAAGATAAAAATTTAAATACGAAGGAGGAAGCGGTAGCCCAAGAAACTGTAGCGACGACCGATTCTTCCGCCGCTTCGGCCGCGCCGAGCCGCGACCAAGGCAATCGTCGCGGCTCTTCATCCGCCCCCGGCTTTTCCCGCGGCCCTCGTCAGAAAAACGAACGTAAGCCTCGCCGCGAGCCCAGAGCTCGTCCGGAATTTGATCAGCGTATCATTGCTATTCGCCGCGTTACTCGAGTGGCCGCCGGAGGACGACGTTTTAGTTTCAGCGTGGCTTTAGTGGCTGGAAATCGCAAAGGTCAGGTTGGGGTAGGAACCGGTAAGGCCGGAGATACTTCTCTCGCCATTGAAAAGGCCCTGAAAAACGCCAAGAAAAATATGATTACCATTCGGACTACTAAAGAAATGTCCATTCCACACGAAGTTGACGCAAAGTATTCCAGCGCTCGCGTAGAAATTATGCCTGCTCGCGGACGTGGAATTACCGCCGGCAGCTCCGTCCGAGACGTTATTGATTTGGCCGGCCTGAAAGACGTCACTGCCAAACTTCGATCGGGCACTAAAAACAAACTCAATAACGCCCGAGCCGCGGTTAAAGCTCTTAACACCCTGAAAGTTTCCAAAGTGGCTGCCTAA
- the rplO gene encoding 50S ribosomal protein L15, with protein MQSNQLKRIHKNKKSARVGRGGKRGKTAGRGTKGQKARAGRKLRPEMRDIIKKLPKRRGRGKNSFLSIQEKPLIINLTTLEAVFENGEKITPSSLVKKNVVSLYKGRTPRVKILGDGDFSKKVEISGCLVSAGAKSKIEKAGGKIS; from the coding sequence ATGCAATCAAATCAATTAAAAAGAATTCATAAAAATAAGAAATCGGCCCGAGTTGGTCGCGGCGGCAAACGTGGTAAGACTGCCGGACGTGGCACCAAAGGCCAGAAAGCTCGCGCTGGGCGCAAATTGCGACCGGAAATGCGCGACATCATCAAGAAACTGCCAAAACGACGCGGCCGCGGTAAAAACTCTTTCTTAAGTATTCAGGAAAAACCCTTAATTATAAATCTCACCACTTTGGAAGCAGTTTTTGAGAATGGCGAAAAAATTACCCCTTCCTCTTTAGTCAAAAAGAATGTTGTCAGTCTCTACAAAGGCCGCACTCCTCGGGTAAAAATTCTAGGCGACGGAGATTTCAGCAAGAAAGTGGAAATCTCTGGCTGCTTGGTTTCAGCGGGAGCCAAGAGTAAAATAGAAAAGGCTGGTGGAAAGATAAGCTAA
- the secY gene encoding preprotein translocase subunit SecY — protein MQQFTDKLKAVFMDPAIRRRIIFVLVALVLFRLLAAIPVPNIDKTQLANFFNNNAFFGLLGIFSGGGLYTLSIIMLGVAPYITASIVMQLLTMMSPSLKAMYQEEGEAGRRKFTQYSRLLTVPLAVLQAFAYMILFQKQNVVPHLDTLQLVTNIVVITGGSVLLMWIGELITEFGVGNGVSILIFAGIVARLPQDLVQLSYTYDPAQIPVYLLFLAAALLIVYGVVVITEAERPIPVTYAKRVRGNKVYGGVSTYLPLRLNQSGVIPIIFALSILLFPQMIFRFLQTSSHLWVANVSTSIINLLANQWFYGIAYFVLVFLFTYFYTAVTFDPESISTNLQKSGAFIPGVRPGASTSENLTKVLTRITLVGALFLGVIAVLPLVARGFTGNQSLAIGGTALLIAVSVVLDLVKKLDAQLGMREY, from the coding sequence ATGCAACAATTCACGGACAAATTAAAAGCCGTCTTCATGGATCCGGCCATTCGCCGCCGCATTATTTTCGTGCTGGTGGCTTTAGTCCTTTTCCGTTTATTGGCCGCCATTCCGGTACCGAATATTGATAAGACTCAGCTCGCCAATTTCTTTAATAACAATGCCTTCTTCGGACTCTTGGGCATTTTCTCCGGAGGCGGTCTCTATACTCTTTCCATCATCATGCTCGGAGTGGCCCCTTACATTACCGCCTCCATTGTCATGCAGCTTCTCACCATGATGTCACCGAGTCTGAAAGCTATGTATCAGGAAGAAGGGGAGGCCGGCCGCCGAAAATTCACTCAATACTCGCGACTGCTCACCGTACCACTCGCCGTACTGCAGGCTTTTGCTTACATGATTCTTTTTCAGAAGCAAAACGTAGTGCCACATCTCGACACTCTTCAACTTGTCACTAACATCGTAGTTATCACCGGTGGCTCTGTTCTCTTGATGTGGATTGGCGAGCTCATCACCGAATTCGGAGTGGGAAACGGCGTTTCAATTTTAATTTTTGCCGGTATTGTTGCCCGACTGCCGCAAGACTTAGTTCAACTCTCCTACACTTATGATCCGGCCCAGATTCCTGTCTATCTATTATTCTTAGCCGCTGCTCTATTAATTGTCTATGGAGTGGTAGTGATAACTGAAGCTGAACGGCCCATTCCGGTCACATACGCTAAAAGAGTAAGAGGCAATAAAGTCTATGGCGGAGTTTCTACCTATCTTCCTCTTCGTCTCAATCAATCCGGTGTTATTCCGATTATCTTCGCTCTCTCCATTCTGTTATTTCCTCAAATGATTTTCCGTTTCCTCCAAACTTCCTCACATCTTTGGGTAGCCAATGTTTCTACCTCTATCATAAATCTTCTGGCTAATCAGTGGTTCTACGGCATTGCTTATTTCGTGCTGGTCTTTCTCTTTACTTACTTTTACACGGCTGTCACTTTTGATCCCGAGTCAATTTCCACCAATCTGCAAAAAAGCGGCGCTTTCATTCCGGGAGTTCGACCAGGGGCTTCTACTTCGGAGAACTTGACGAAAGTCTTGACACGCATCACTTTGGTGGGAGCTCTATTCCTCGGCGTTATTGCCGTTTTGCCGCTTGTTGCTAGAGGTTTTACTGGCAATCAATCCTTGGCCATTGGAGGTACGGCTCTTTTAATTGCCGTCTCTGTCGTTCTTGATCTAGTGAAGAAGCTTGATGCCCAATTGGGAATGAGAGAGTATTAG
- a CDS encoding nucleoside monophosphate kinase, whose amino-acid sequence MIPQTFIFIGRSGCGKGTQSDLLHKYINANDKDEHLIFYLETGARFREFMEKENFSSKLAKDISLKGDRQPDFLAVWMWSNILLENFTDSEHLIVDGAPRSLPEARVFDSAIKFYRRKNTTVIYLNVDRKWSETHLQRRGRADDINVNEVKRRLDWFEKDVVPAVEYFKENKDYRFFEVNGEQTPEKVHYDIIQKAFGENLK is encoded by the coding sequence ATGATTCCGCAGACTTTTATTTTTATTGGACGCAGCGGTTGTGGTAAAGGTACTCAATCCGACCTCTTACATAAATACATTAATGCAAATGATAAAGATGAGCATCTGATTTTTTATTTGGAAACCGGCGCTCGATTTCGGGAATTCATGGAAAAAGAAAATTTTTCCAGTAAACTCGCCAAGGACATTTCTCTCAAGGGCGACCGTCAGCCGGATTTTTTAGCGGTCTGGATGTGGTCAAATATTCTTCTAGAAAACTTCACTGACAGTGAACATCTTATCGTCGATGGAGCGCCGCGCTCACTGCCGGAAGCCAGGGTTTTTGATTCCGCCATTAAATTTTATCGAAGAAAAAATACGACAGTTATTTATTTGAATGTTGACAGAAAATGGTCCGAAACTCATCTCCAGCGGCGCGGCAGAGCTGATGATATTAATGTTAATGAGGTTAAGAGGCGTCTGGACTGGTTTGAGAAAGATGTTGTTCCGGCAGTGGAATATTTTAAGGAGAATAAAGATTATCGATTTTTTGAAGTTAACGGAGAGCAGACGCCGGAGAAAGTTCACTACGACATCATTCAAAAAGCTTTTGGAGAAAATCTAAAATAG
- the map gene encoding type I methionyl aminopeptidase has translation MVRLKTEEEIKKLRQGGKILAAILKEVATRVATGVKTRELNDLVNELCERNKVIPVFLNYQPDGADRPYPASICISINDEIVHGIPNEGEERILKEGDVVSLDMGISHEGMIVDSAITVGVGKIDKSAEKLLAAGKEALAAGIKAAKAGSRTGDIGAAIEAVAKRHGFTLPEELGGHGVGFAVHEDPFIPNFGKPGEGVILKSGMVLAIEPMLNEGSKETVVDKDGYTFRTKDGKRSCHFEHTIVVTKNQPEILTI, from the coding sequence ATGGTAAGGCTGAAAACAGAGGAAGAAATCAAGAAATTGCGGCAAGGAGGAAAAATCCTTGCCGCAATTCTCAAAGAGGTCGCTACTCGCGTCGCGACTGGCGTGAAGACTCGGGAATTAAACGACTTAGTTAATGAATTGTGTGAGAGAAATAAAGTCATTCCAGTCTTTCTCAATTATCAGCCCGATGGCGCCGACCGACCATACCCAGCTTCTATTTGTATTTCTATTAATGATGAGATCGTGCATGGCATTCCGAACGAAGGCGAAGAGCGTATTTTAAAAGAAGGGGATGTGGTCTCCCTTGATATGGGTATTTCGCATGAAGGAATGATTGTGGACAGTGCCATAACTGTCGGAGTAGGGAAAATCGATAAGTCGGCCGAGAAGCTTTTAGCGGCCGGAAAAGAGGCCTTGGCGGCGGGGATTAAAGCCGCCAAGGCCGGAAGCCGCACCGGCGATATCGGTGCAGCCATCGAAGCCGTGGCGAAGCGCCACGGCTTCACTCTCCCCGAAGAGCTCGGCGGCCACGGTGTCGGCTTCGCCGTTCACGAAGATCCTTTTATTCCCAACTTCGGCAAACCCGGAGAGGGTGTCATCTTAAAATCCGGCATGGTTCTCGCCATTGAACCCATGCTAAACGAAGGATCAAAAGAAACAGTTGTGGATAAAGACGGCTATACTTTCCGCACCAAGGACGGCAAACGAAGTTGCCATTTTGAACACACCATTGTAGTTACAAAAAACCAGCCAGAAATTCTAACGATCTAA
- a CDS encoding NUDIX domain-containing protein: MHHPDLEKEIAQIIASPEYDPKVQQEFAALLNEGKFLREEGAREHFSLYFLPYNKKEGKVFLVHHKKADQWLAPGGHIDSNETLLQTLNREIEEELRVVNQFSSLPKPFHLSIVELENPRPDCLRHYDIWYLFETDGANFQVNPAEFRETRWFTVEEARKILRDKTNLEALNKLNAPS; the protein is encoded by the coding sequence ATGCATCATCCAGATTTAGAAAAGGAGATTGCGCAAATCATCGCTTCTCCCGAATATGACCCAAAAGTTCAACAAGAATTTGCCGCTCTTTTAAATGAAGGAAAATTCTTGCGAGAAGAGGGCGCACGAGAGCATTTCAGCCTCTATTTTCTTCCATACAACAAAAAAGAGGGCAAAGTATTTCTGGTCCATCACAAAAAGGCTGATCAATGGCTGGCACCGGGCGGTCACATTGATTCAAACGAAACTCTACTTCAAACCCTCAATCGAGAGATTGAAGAGGAGTTAAGAGTGGTAAATCAGTTTTCTTCTCTGCCAAAACCATTTCATCTTTCTATTGTGGAACTAGAGAATCCTCGACCAGATTGTTTAAGACATTACGATATCTGGTACCTCTTTGAAACAGACGGGGCTAACTTCCAAGTAAACCCCGCTGAGTTTAGAGAAACCAGGTGGTTTACCGTGGAAGAAGCCAGAAAAATTCTTCGGGACAAAACCAATTTGGAGGCCCTCAATAAACTCAACGCTCCCTCTTAA